The following is a genomic window from Nitrospira sp..
ACTGTTCCTCCTCGCTGCGGCGTTCATGCCATGGCTTGAGGTTCACCGAGAAATAGGCGTTGTACGTCGTACTGACTTGACTCAAAAAACTGTACCCGACCGTCACCGTAAAGGAGGCGACGCCCGGGGTCTTCCGCAGAATCTGTTCGATCCTGCGCGAGACCATGTCCGTTCGCTGCAAGGAGGCCGCTTCCGGCAACTGCACGTTCACATAAAACAGACCCTGGTCTTCGGAAGGGATGAAGCCGGTGGGCAGGCGGGTGCCGAGCAGTCCGGCGGCCAGCGTGACCAGCCCCAGCGCCACCAGCGTCCGGCCCGCCTTCTGCATCAGGCTCCCGCACCACCCCACATACCCCTCTGTCAGCCGCTCGAACGCCCGGTTGAACCGGCCGAAACACCGCCCCACCCACCCTCGCGCCGGAGGCGTCGGTTTCAACAACACCGCCGCCAGCGCCGGACTCAACGTCAATGCGTTCACCGCCGACAGCAGCACCGACACCGCGATCGTCACGGCAAACTGCTGATAGAGCCGCCCCGTGATCCCCGGAATGAACGCCGTCGGCACAAAGACCGCCGTCAGGATCAAGGCGATCGCCAACACCGGCCCCGCTACCTCCTCCATCGCCTTCAGCGTCGCCTCGCGCGGCGCCAGCCCCCGTTCCAGGTGGTGAGTGACCGCTTCCACCACCACGATCGCGTCGTCCACCACCAGCCCGATGGCCAGAACCAACCCGAACAGCGACAGCGTGTTGATCGAAAAGCCCAGGAGCGGGAAGACGGCAAAGGTGCCGATCAAGGACACGGGCACGGCCAGTAACGGAATCAACGTGGCGCGCCAGTTTTGCAAAAACAGGAAGACGACGAGGATGACCAGGAGCACGGCCTGCCAGAGCGTGGCGAGGATTTCGTGCAATCCCTCCGTCACGGCAAGCGTCGTATCCAGCGACACCGTCGCCGTCAGATCATCCGGAAACCGTTGCTCTAGCTCGGCCATCAGCGCGCGAATCCGCGCCACGGTCTCGATCGCGTTCGACCCCGGCAATTGGTACACCGCGATGACGGCCGCAGGGGATCCGTTGAGACGGCCGAGCACGTTGTAAACCTGGGCGCCCAATTCGATTCGCGCCACGTCGCGCAAACGAACGAACGACCCATCCGTATTGGCACGGAGCACGATGTTTCCGAATTCTTCCTCCGTCACCAGTCGGCCCTGCGCCCGCACGGTATAGGTGAATTCCTGACCGGACGGGACCGGCTCGGCGCCGATCTGGCCGGCCGGGTTGACCGTATTCTGGGCACTGATCGCGTTGAACAGATCCACTACCGTGAGGCCGAGCTTCGCCAGTTGATCGGGCTTCACCCAGAGCCGCATCGCGTATTGGCCGGCCCCGAACAGCTGAACCTGGCCGACACCCGTGATGCGAGTCAACGGGTCGTTGACGTTGATGTAGGCATAGTTGGCGAGGAACGTGGCGTCGTAGGTGCCCTTCGGCGAATAGAGCGACAGCAGCATCAAGGGGCTGCTCAGCGCCTTGGGATTGGTGATCCCGTATTGTTGCACGGCTTCCGGAAGCTGGGGCAAGGCGATGGTCTGGCGCATTTGCGTCAGGACCTGGTCGGTGTTGGGATCGGTGTCGAGGTCGAAGGTGACCCGCAGCGTCATCTGCCCGCTGCCGGCGCTGGTCGAATACATGTACAGCATGTGGTCCACGCCGTTGATCTGCTGCTCCAACGGAGTGGCCACGGCCTGCTCGACGGACAGAGCGTCGGCGCCGAGGTAGGTCGTTTGTACTTGGATTTCCGGGGGAACCAAATTCGGAAACTGCGCGACGGGCAGGCGGAGCACCGACACGATCCCCATCAGCACCGTGATGATCGCAATCACCATGGCCACGATGGGCCGATGGATGAAGAATTTGACCATCGTGCTAGGTTCCGGGGCGACTCGGTGGGGACGGTGCCTCTGAATCCGTGAGCGTTGGTTCCGAAGGACCTGGCTTGGGGGAGACGACGATACCGCTGCGGACCTTTTGCAGCCCCTCGACCACCACCTGCTCCCCTGCGTTCAGGCCGGAGGTGATGACCCATCGGGTTCCGATTCGCACGCCCGGCTTCACCGCTCGAACGGCGATCTTGTTGTCGGTTTCGACGACGGCCACGTGATAGATCCCCTGCAGTTCCTGCACCGCACGCTGCGGAATCAGAAGCGCATCGCGCAACGTCTCGATGGTGGCGCGAACCTTGGCATACTGGCCTGGCCGCAGCACGTTGCCCGGATTCGGGAAATAGCCGACAAGGGTGATCGTGCCGGTCTTGACATCGACCTGCCGATCGGGCAGCGCAACCTTCCCCTGGTGCGGATGGACGGACCCGTCGGCCAAGATCAGCTCAAGATCGGTTTGGTGGGATCGGACCGCGTCCGGCGCAACGACTGCCTGCTGTATCCGCTCCGCAAACCGGAGGTACATCTTTTCGCTGATCGGGAACAGCACCTTGATGGGGTCCACCTGCGACACGGCGGTCAAGACGGTGCTCTCCATGATCAGATCGCCGATCTGGGCGCTGGCGATGCCGGCGACGCCATCAACCGGCGAGGTGATGTTCGTCCAGTCGAAATTCAGTTTGGCCTTTTCGAGATTCGCCCGGGCGGCAAACACCGAGGCCTTGTTCGCCTCGTTCGCCTGGATGGAATCATCCAGCTCCTTCTGGCTCACCGCGCCCTGCTTCGCCAACGGGGTGTCCCGCGCCACATCCAGCTGGGTCTTTTTGTAGGCGGCTTCGGCCTTGGCCAGTTCACCTCTCATTTGATCGAAGGACGCCTGATAGGTCCGGGGATCGATTTTGAAGAGGAGTTGCCCGGCCTTGACGAAAGCCCCTTCCGTGTAATGGCGCGACAGGAGATACCCCTGCACCTTCGACCGGATCTGGGCATCGACCGTGCCGGCCGTCGTCCCCACGCCTTCGGCGATCACCGGGACATCCTGCCGGACGACCTGCGTCACGACGACTTCCGGGGGAAGCGCCGACACCGCTTCCTTACGGTCACAGCCGGATACCAGCGCAGCGGTTACGGATAAGAGGGCGGCAAGAACGATGTTGGGGAGCGGGAAATCTGCATCGCGTGAAGGGGCCAAGATAGCAGATCCTCAGTGGTGCGGAGCGGAAGGGCCATAGTTATACAGTCGGGGGAATGCAGCGTCAAGGCTGGGGCTTGCTATCACCGGTCCGCTGCCGTAAGCTCCCCGCTCCACTCCACGGGCAAGGAGGCCGCCATGATCTTCATCCCCTTCGTGCTGCTCGCGATCCTCATCATGCCGCTGTCCGCCTGTTCTCCCACCAAGCAAGCCCGTTCGGTAGAAACATCCGGATTTCTCGGCACGCTCTACCCGATGATGCACAAGGGAGACGAGGATGAAGCACTCCTGATCTATCGAAATCCGAAAGCCGCGACGATTCCGCGCGGGACCTACAAGAAAATGCTGCTGGATCGCGCGCAGGTGTGGGGGGAACCGACGACGGATGCGGACCGGCAGGAAAAGGCGCAGAAGGTGGCCGACCTGCTCTATAGCTTGACCTATCAAAGCCTCGCCCAGGATTACGAAATGGTGTCGGAACCGGGCCCCAACACCCTGCACATGCAAGCCGCCATCACCAGAGCCGATCGGGCCTATGTGGTCCTACGGGCGATTTCCACGATCCCCGCGCCGATGAATGTGCTCGCCGTGGCCTCGCTGATCAAGAATCTCGGAACCGGAAAGCCGCTGTTCGTCGGCGACGTCAGTATCGAGGCGAAGGTCTCCGACGCACAAACCGGCGAGATTCTCGGAGCCGCCGTAGACCGCCGCGTGGGCAAGAAACGCCTCGACGCGGACTCGTTCGATTCATGGGACGATGTGCACAAGGCGCTGGCCTACTGGGCCGAAAAGACCCGCTATCGTCTCTGCAAGGAACGGCACGATACCAATTGCGTGGCGCCGAAGGATTGAAGCAGCGTCCTACTGGGATTTGGCCGGAGCCGTCCCTACCGCTTGGCGACAGCCTGTTGCGAGATCGGCCTCGTGCTCCCGCAGACACTTCAGAATGCGCCCGCCTCCCATTCTCACGCCGGTGCAGAACCGTTTGACATCCGCCTCGCAAGCTTTACGTAGTCGCCGCAGGCCTTCCCGTCCGCCGGCCGCCTGCTCCGGCGATTGCTCTTCCGCCGCGGCGGCGTCTTTGGAGCTGGTGGCCGCAGACTCCGCCGCCTCCGTAGGAGCAGGAGCGAACAGCAGCAGCGCCCACAATCCGCAGAGGGCAAGGACAGACCGGCAGCGACGCAATCCCGACGCATCCACCATGTGAGACCTCCTGTTTGGAGTTGAGGTCCCGAATCTACTCTCAAATATCCGGTTCGGCAATTCGTTTTCTCCCCGACCCATCTTCACCCCCCGTCCACAGGGGGAACATTGCGATCATCGGAATGTCTGTACGATAATGAACGAGCAATCCTTCATGCATCGGAGAATCCATGGCCTTCTCGCGACGAACAATCTTGAAAGCCGCAGGCCTCGGTACGCTGGCCGGGCTGACCGGGGGATGCGACGCCGTCGGGTCGGTCTTCGGGCGCATGTTCGCCATGCCGCCACGTGAGACGAATTATTTCACGCAGAACTCGAAATTTTACGTCGTGAACTATTCCGACTCCCCGTTCAACGTCTCCCGCGATCTGCGCCAAGACGAGTGGCGGTTGACCGTCAAAGGCGAAGTGAAAAAACCGCTCACGCTGGGATGGCGCGACCTGTTGAACCGCGACAACTTCGAGCAGATCTCCACCCTCATGTGCATCGATACCCTGCCCGGCGGCGACAGCCTGGGCAACGCCCGCTGGCACGGCATCTCGCTGAAAAAACTGCTGCAGGAAGCGGAAGTCGATGAAGAGACCACGCGCGATATCGTCTTCCGCGGCGCCGACGCCTACGACGACAGCATTCCGTTGACGCGCGCCATGCAGGACGACGTCATGCTCGCGTTTCTGATGAACGGCGAGAAGCTGCCGAAGGAGCACGGCTTCCCCCTGCGCCTGTTGGTTCCAGGACTCTACGGCATCAAGAACGTCAAATGGATCGTGGAGATCGAAGCCTACGCCGGCGACTATCGCGGCTACTGGCAACGCAAAGGCTGGACCGACGACGGCACGATCAAGATTTTCTCCCGCATTGATTCTCCAGGACACTATCAGGCGCTGCGCGGTCCGGAACAACGGTTCCGAGGCATCGCCTTCGGCGGCCCCCACTCCATCAGCCGAGTGGAAATCAGTTTCGACGCGGCCAAGACCTGGGATTCCTGCGAACTCGAAACCCCGATGTCGCCCTATTCATGGGTCATCTGGAACTACAGGTGGCGGCCGCCGAAACGCGGCAAATACCAAGTCGCCGTCCGCGCGATCGATACCAAGGGCCAGTTGCAAATCGCCGAATTGATCCGGCCGCAACCGGCCGGCGCGAGCGGACTGCACACGATCATTGCGGACGTGGAAAGTGTGGAAGGACGGACGACCTAACTGCTCTTGTGCGTGGTCGAGATGACCTCTGCGCTCGCAGACCGCTTGATACAACAGCAGCAAAATTCCTTGTGACCTGCCACCCAAGCGGTTGGAGTTCTGCAAAGAGCATCCATGCCCTTCCTACTCACCTTGTGGCTTCCTCTTGAAGCAGGTTATCGAATTACGATAACCTCGACCGGTGATTGAGAGTTTTGGGAATCGGCTCGCCGAAGATCTTTTCGATGACCGGCGTTCGAAAATTGTCCTCCGATTCCCGCCCGAGTTGCTCCGAACAGCGAGAAGAAAGCTGCTGTATCTGCACGACGCCTCGGAACTTGCGGATCTCCGTGAACCTCCTGGGAATCGCCTGGAGTCATTGAGAGGAGACTGGAAAGGGTTCTACTCGATTCGCATCAACGATCAGTGGCGAGTGTTGTTTCGTTGGGAAGGCGGAGGTGCCCATGCGGTCCAAATTGTCGACTACCGCTAGAGGTGCAACCCCTGCCGGAAAGAATGCCATGAGACTCCCCAAGAATCCCTTTCACCCCGGCGAAATGCTGTTGGAAGAATTCCTCTTACCGAGCAGAATAACCCAGGCCGCCTTCGCCGAAAAACTGGGCTGGACCAGGGCACGCCTCAATGAACTCATCAAGGGAAAGCGGGATATTACCGCCGATTCAGCGTTAGATCTTTCACAAGTCCTCGGCACTTCGGCCAAGTTGTGGATGAATTTACAGGCGACATACGACCTCGATAGGGCACTTCACCGCAGGAAGATTGCCTGACTTCCACTCCAAGCCGACAGAGCTATCCTTTGTAAACTTGCTCCTTGCCATGGCTTCGACTGTGACGTACCCATTCAACTCGCTTGATATTGTGGACATGACTCTTAAACCCACACGTGGAAATCAATTAGTCTTCGCCTACCCATTCCGGAAGAGGTTCGCCCATCTGCTCACAGATCTTTCTCGCCACATCGTCGCGTTTTCTTATCATATCTTCCACAAATCTAACTGCTTCCCCATCAGTCAAGATATTTGCCCCTAGCTTCTTAAGTTTGTCTCGGTTCCCGAGTATCCCCCCAGGTTGGCGATTGGAATTCCCATCCTGAGTAATGAGAATCGCCTCGTATTTTATGGAATTGAAAACGATTTCCGCATCGTTTCGCTCACTTCTTGTACGGGCGCCAGCAGGAAACAGAACTCTCTCAATATTGTGAAGTAGTAGCTTCTCATGAGGAGTATTGGCGAGTGTCTCAGTAGCAATGTAAGCGTAAGCCTGATCTTCCCCCGATTTCACAGACACTTCCATAAGTGGGAGAATGAGGAAATCGGAGGACAGCATGAGCACGAAGACACGACGGTCGTATACGGCGGTGTTCAAAGAAGAAGCGGTGCGTTTGGTACGGGAGTCTGGGCATCCCGTTACACAGGTGGCGCGGGATCTGGGGATTGCCGATCATCTCCTCTACCGGTGGCGAGCGGAGCAGCAGCAGGCAGAGGAGCGTGGACAGCCCCGGCAATCTCTACAGGCCGAGCAGACGGAACTGGCCCAGCTGCGGCGTGAAAATGCCGTCTTGAAGCAGGAGCGGGATTTTTTAAAACGTGCGGCGGCGTTCTTCGCGAGGGAGTCCCAATGAGATACCGCGCGATCCAGGAGCACGACCGTCGCTATCCGATCCGCCTGATGTGCCGAGCGCTGGCGGTCTCCCCCGCGGGGTATTACGCGTGGCGAGGACGTCCAGAAAGTCGGCGGGCGGCCGCCAATCGTACGCTGCTCGTCACAATTCGAGTGCTCCATCAGGACAGTCGTCAGACCTATGGCAGTCCGAGCATCTGGCGGGCTCTCCGCAAACAGGGCCACCGGGTTGGGGAGCATCGCGTGGCCCGGCTGATGCGCCACGATGGCCTCCGGGCCAAGACCGTGAAGAAATGGCGGGCCACGACGCACTCGTCGCACCGCTTGCCCGTGGCAGCGAACACGCTTGACCGCCAGTTCACGGTGTCGCAGCCCAACCGGGTCTGGGCAGGCGATATCACCTACGTCTGGACCCTGGAGGGGTGGCTGTATCTGGCCGTGCTGCTGGATCTGTACTCGCGTGCAGTCATCGGCTGGGCGATGGGCCCACGATTGACAGGAGATTTAACCGAACAGGCCCTCCGCATGGCGCTCACCACTCGGCTGCCCGAAGCTGGACGCCTGCATCACTCCGATCGCGGGAGTCAGTATGCCGCAGGGCCGTACCAGCAGCTGCTCACCACGCACGGTATCACGGCCAGCATGAGCCGCAAAGGCAATTGCTGGGACAACGCCTGCGTGGAGAGCTTCTTCGGGACACTGAAGCGCGAGCTCGTGTACCATCGGCACTATGCCACACGAGCCGAAGCCAAGCAGGACATCTTCGAATACATTGAGGTGTTCTACAATCGGACGCGTCGGCACTCGACCCTCGGCTATCACTCCCCGGTCGAGTATGAATCGAGGACGGCAGTCGCGTAACCAGGTGTCCACGAAACTGGGGGAAGGTCAGCCTTAGATTTTCGCTTTGAATTATCACCAGCAACAGCCTCTAATTGAGCCACCTCAGAAATGTCCATAGCGATAACATCATCCTCAGCCCATTGTTCCAGCCTATTCATGTTTGCGAGAGAGGAACGTGAGTTCAGACGGTTGGTATCGATGTGAAAGGTGAGAAAAACATGTCGCTCGAGCCTAGGTTCTGTTGACATTCATTTCAACCAGAGCATGGAAGCGGCAAGATAGATGAGACGGGCGAAGTTGCGAGCGCGCTTGGCGGAGCGGGTCGCGACGGCGCGGTAGTGCTTGAGCTTGTTGAAGCAGCATTCGATACGGTAGCGTTCGGCGTACATGGCGAAGTCGGTGTCGCGAGGGTTCTTGAGGCAGGAGCGTGGTGGGATGACGGCCTGTGCCCCCGAACGTCCAACGGCCTCGACGATCTTTGGGCTGTCGTAGCCCTTGTCGGCAATGACGTGTTGCGCGGGAAATCCCGCCAGTAACGGCTCGGCCTGCGTATAATCCGAGGCCTGCCCCGGCGTCAAGATGAAGCGGAGCGGATTGCCAAGACCATCAACAGCGGTGTGGATTGTGGTGGTCAACCCGCCCTTCGAACGACCAAGGGCCTCCGTCTCTTGAGTCCCCCTTTTGCGCCAGCGGAATGCTGGTGAGCACGGACGCTGGTGGAGTCGATCATCACGTACGCAACGTCCGGATCACCGGACAGCTGGCGAAACATCCGCTCCCACACGCCCGCCCTCGACCACCGGTTATACCGCTGGAATACGCTGTTCCATACCCCGAACTGCTTCGGCAACTCACGCCCGGGCGCACCGGTCCGTGCGATCCATAGCACGGCATCCACACATGTTCGGTTATCCGTCGCCGTCCGCCCCGGATCGCTCGCCTTGCCAGGCAACAAGTCCTTGATGGGCCTCCATTGATCATCCCGTAACTCGCGTCTCGCCATTCACAACCCCTCCCTTGGGCGTTGAACAGTGAAGCACAAGTCACAGCGCGAGGGAAGCTTGAATGTCAACAGAACCTAGGCATCGCCGATGCACGACCGTGTCATAAATCTGCTCTAACGTCCAGCCAGAAACCTACCTGGTCGCGAACGTGCCAGAACCTCTCAAGGCTTCAGCTTGCAGCCATCCGTCACGCAATAGGTTGGAGCGATCTCGCCGCCGTGTCCTTCAGGCTTGTGCGTCCAGCCGCGCAGGATGGCTTCCTTGTCGAAGGTCAGAATCCCTTCATTCCTAATTGAGCTGGCGTTCGAAAGTGGTGTTTTCAAAGGTTAGCTACAAATTTTCCGATCACACGATTGACCTGGGAATGGAGCTTCCAGCCTGGAGAAGTGTCCGATCTCAGGCAATATGGAAGTTTGTTCCATTAGGACCAGTTTTCGCACCAACTCGAGCCACGAAGTGGTCTCGCTCTCTTTCAGCGTCACGCGGCGCCGTTCAACATTGAGAACAGCGCTCAACATGAATTGAAGGTCCAGTCCTGCAATCACACATGCCCTCAATTCCTTTCTACTGCCCTCCGCTCGCTCCCCGCGCGGATGCGAACGTGGTCGCGAACAGTTCGACCATCGCGCGCACGCCTTTCCGGACCGCCTCCGAGACGTCGTCCTTCGGCCCATAGCCTAAAATCGCCTGGTTCCATAAACTGCCCGGCGTCTTCTGCGCGTTGTAAGAGCCGGCATTGCAATCCACATGGTAGGCAGCAATGTATTGCTCGCCCACCGTCCACACATCACAGGTAAAGAAACCGAGTTGATTGGGCCGTTCCGTGGCGTCGGGAGACGGACCGCTCGACGCTTCGAGCGCGATCCCCGGCAGCTTGTTGAGCAACGTCACCCTCGTCACATCGGTCAACTCTGTGCTGTTGATGCCGATCTTCTCGGCGGTCCCCTGGGTCAGCACTTCGACCAACACGAATTTCTTGATGTGTCTCATGTCGGCCAGCGGCGCAGGATCCGGACTCGCCCCCTGCGCCGAGACAGCCGGCATGAGACCGACACCGAGCAGCAGCAGCACGGACACCTTCATCATCACCCTTGCATGTAACCCCATCACCAATCCCCCCCATCGACCGCAACAGCTCACCGATCCAGCCCCCTCTTGCTCGCCTGATATACCTCAGCTCGACTCTCCATATCCAGTTCCGGTTGAATCTGTTCGGTACTCAGGATGGAGCGTCCCGATTGAGCTTTTTCAAATAAGGGCGCCGCTTACTCCACCACCCGCTCCAGCAACGTTCCCACCGGATCGAGCCGAGAGGTTAACTCCTCCAGTACCCCATGTCGCTCGTGTAACAGCCCGGACGCATTGTACGTCAGCCACACGTGGCCTGCCTGTCTTCCCACGCCAAGGCCTTCATCGGCAGATCGATCGCCGTCGTCGGCTTCGCGACCATGAGGGGTGTACCGCCTTTGGGGTTGCCGAAGAGCAGCAACTCGGTGGGTCTCATCTCCAATCCAGCTTGTTTCGCCTCTCCCGCATGGTTGATGCGGGCGAATATTTTCATGCCTTTCTCGGTCACAGCCTTCTCGATCCGGTCGATCGTGTCCGGCACTGAATACTTGCTCCGTTTAGTGATCACGGTGCCGCCGGCATCGGAGAAGGGAACAAGAACGCACGACAGCAGCAGCCAGCAGCAACTACCGATCAAGATTCGCTCAAGCCGCCTCATTCGAGACTCCTTTCTTCAACGTTTCATCGAAAATCGGTACAGGTCTTATGTAGGAATCCGGCGTCACGGTCCGGCAGGTGATCTGTGAGACAGGCCTCGTTCCCGTCTGTCTCTGTCGAGCTGAGCCGCTTCCTGTGGCGTCAGCTCCCTCCACCGGCCCGGCCGGAGGTCTCCCAAGGTAATCGGCCCGATCGCCACCCGCACCAACCGCAAGGTCGGATGGCCGACTGCGGCCGTCATCCGCCGGACCTGCCGGTTCATGCCTTCGTACAGTGTGAGTTCCAGCCAGGCCGTCGGGACATTTTTCCGGAATCGAATGGGGACCGGGCGATCCGGCAGGGAAGGTTCCTCCGCCAGCAGACGAACCAGTACAGGCCTCGTGCGTTTCCCGCTCAGCAGTACTCCCTTGCGTAACCGTTCTAAGGTTGCTTCATCCGGAACCCGCTCGACCTGTGTCAGGTAGACCTTGGGAAGTCGGTGCTGCGGATCCGTGATGGAATGGGCCAGCGCGCCGTCCGACGTCAGCAGCAACAGCCCTTCGCTATCACGATCGAGCCGGCCCGCCGCATACACGCCAGGAACCTCGACATAGTCGCTCAAGGTCGAGCGACCGTCGGGATCGGTAAAACAAGGCAACACATCGTAGGGCTTATTGAACACCAGAGTGCGAAGGCGTGGGTGCACCGTCATAAAAGCGACGCCCTCAGTATCGATTCACGGTTCGCCGCAATCGCACGAGGGGGAGGGAACGGAGGAGAGAGCGGGCAGGCACCGGTATCTCGATGGAGTGGCGCCGCAGAGCTGTTCAACGCAGGGTCAATCGAGTCGCCTGAACCGTGCCGCATATTCTTCCGGCGGAACCGGCGTGCTGAAGAAGGAGGATTTACTTTGGGTGATGATGCGCGTTCGAACGAGCAGCGTTCCATCCCGCTCCACCGTCAGTTCCTGAGCGATATTCGAGATGTTGCGAATCGGCTCATCCTCTTCGCCCCCTTCGAAGCGGGTCCGCTGAATCGTGATGTGATTGCGATTGCACGTCACCCGGTCTTCCGGCTGAAGGTCCAGCTGATGGGCGGCGATCGCGCCGTCGTGCC
Proteins encoded in this region:
- a CDS encoding RND efflux system, inner membrane transporter; amino-acid sequence: MVKFFIHRPIVAMVIAIITVLMGIVSVLRLPVAQFPNLVPPEIQVQTTYLGADALSVEQAVATPLEQQINGVDHMLYMYSTSAGSGQMTLRVTFDLDTDPNTDQVLTQMRQTIALPQLPEAVQQYGITNPKALSSPLMLLSLYSPKGTYDATFLANYAYINVNDPLTRITGVGQVQLFGAGQYAMRLWVKPDQLAKLGLTVVDLFNAISAQNTVNPAGQIGAEPVPSGQEFTYTVRAQGRLVTEEEFGNIVLRANTDGSFVRLRDVARIELGAQVYNVLGRLNGSPAAVIAVYQLPGSNAIETVARIRALMAELEQRFPDDLTATVSLDTTLAVTEGLHEILATLWQAVLLVILVVFLFLQNWRATLIPLLAVPVSLIGTFAVFPLLGFSINTLSLFGLVLAIGLVVDDAIVVVEAVTHHLERGLAPREATLKAMEEVAGPVLAIALILTAVFVPTAFIPGITGRLYQQFAVTIAVSVLLSAVNALTLSPALAAVLLKPTPPARGWVGRCFGRFNRAFERLTEGYVGWCGSLMQKAGRTLVALGLVTLAAGLLGTRLPTGFIPSEDQGLFYVNVQLPEAASLQRTDMVSRRIEQILRKTPGVASFTVTVGYSFLSQVSTTYNAYFSVNLKPWHERRSEEEQYEAIVARVNRELAGLPEAQAIAFSPPPVPGIGAAGGTTMMLEDRMGQGVEFLAEQTQRFMDAARHRPELANVTTTLLPNVPQLFARIDQAKVLKQGVALSDIHQTLQVFMGGPFVNYFNRFGRQWQVYLLAEGEYRTRVENIDQFYVRNKDGKMVPLSTLVTVLPTFGPEFTMRFNEYRAAQINAVAAPGHSSGQAMRALEEVFAATMPSGMGFDYMGMSYQEQVAAKGVSPWLIFGFSLLFVFLILAAQYESWSLPFAVLLATPISVFGAFAASWLRGIENDVYSQIGLVMLIGLGAKNAILIVEFAKAEVERGRPIGEAALTGARLRLRPILMTAFAFILGVLPLALASGAGAHSRVILGTTVVGGMSAASLLAIFLIPVSFYVVEKLAGRGRVGAATSVQPAPTPDQVSLQT
- a CDS encoding Transposase, which encodes MRYRAIQEHDRRYPIRLMCRALAVSPAGYYAWRGRPESRRAAANRTLLVTIRVLHQDSRQTYGSPSIWRALRKQGHRVGEHRVARLMRHDGLRAKTVKKWRATTHSSHRLPVAANTLDRQFTVSQPNRVWAGDITYVWTLEGWLYLAVLLDLYSRAVIGWAMGPRLTGDLTEQALRMALTTRLPEAGRLHHSDRGSQYAAGPYQQLLTTHGITASMSRKGNCWDNACVESFFGTLKRELVYHRHYATRAEAKQDIFEYIEVFYNRTRRHSTLGYHSPVEYESRTAVA
- a CDS encoding RND efflux system, membrane fusion protein, coding for MAPSRDADFPLPNIVLAALLSVTAALVSGCDRKEAVSALPPEVVVTQVVRQDVPVIAEGVGTTAGTVDAQIRSKVQGYLLSRHYTEGAFVKAGQLLFKIDPRTYQASFDQMRGELAKAEAAYKKTQLDVARDTPLAKQGAVSQKELDDSIQANEANKASVFAARANLEKAKLNFDWTNITSPVDGVAGIASAQIGDLIMESTVLTAVSQVDPIKVLFPISEKMYLRFAERIQQAVVAPDAVRSHQTDLELILADGSVHPHQGKVALPDRQVDVKTGTITLVGYFPNPGNVLRPGQYAKVRATIETLRDALLIPQRAVQELQGIYHVAVVETDNKIAVRAVKPGVRIGTRWVITSGLNAGEQVVVEGLQKVRSGIVVSPKPGPSEPTLTDSEAPSPPSRPGT
- a CDS encoding LSU rRNA pseudouridine(2457) synthase, translated to MTVHPRLRTLVFNKPYDVLPCFTDPDGRSTLSDYVEVPGVYAAGRLDRDSEGLLLLTSDGALAHSITDPQHRLPKVYLTQVERVPDEATLERLRKGVLLSGKRTRPVLVRLLAEEPSLPDRPVPIRFRKNVPTAWLELTLYEGMNRQVRRMTAAVGHPTLRLVRVAIGPITLGDLRPGRWRELTPQEAAQLDRDRRERGLSHRSPAGP
- a CDS encoding Mobile element protein, with translation MTTTIHTAVDGLGNPLRFILTPGQASDYTQAEPLLAGFPAQHVIADKGYDSPKIVEAVGRSGAQAVIPPRSCLKNPRDTDFAMYAERYRIECCFNKLKHYRAVATRSAKRARNFARLIYLAASMLWLK
- a CDS encoding Antitoxin HigA, producing the protein MRLPKNPFHPGEMLLEEFLLPSRITQAAFAEKLGWTRARLNELIKGKRDITADSALDLSQVLGTSAKLWMNLQATYDLDRALHRRKIA
- a CDS encoding Toxin HigB codes for the protein MIESFGNRLAEDLFDDRRSKIVLRFPPELLRTARRKLLYLHDASELADLREPPGNRLESLRGDWKGFYSIRINDQWRVLFRWEGGGAHAVQIVDYR
- a CDS encoding Mobile element protein, yielding MARRELRDDQWRPIKDLLPGKASDPGRTATDNRTCVDAVLWIARTGAPGRELPKQFGVWNSVFQRYNRWSRAGVWERMFRQLSGDPDVAYVMIDSTSVRAHQHSAGAKGGLKRRRPLVVRRAG